CTGATCCTGGCAATCACCGCGGTCTCGCTGGTGAAGACGCTCGGCGGGCGGGTGCGTACCGTGCGCGACCCGGCGCGCAGCGCCTATGAGCGCTACTGCCGGCGTCTGCAGCGGATCGGACTTGTGCGCGCCGGGGGTGAAGGGCCTCGGGATTTCAGCATTCGTGCCCGCGAGGCCCGGCCGGACCTGGGCGGCGAGATCACGACCATCACGCGCTGCTATGTCGAATGCCGTTATGGCGGGCGCCAGGAGGCCCTGGCGGAACTGAAGGCCCGCGTGGCACGTTTTCGACCGCGACCTCGGTCACGTTAGGGTGGATGCGCGGCCCTGCGGTGGACCACCACAAGCCACGTGGTGCCGAGGATGAAGGCGAGTGGCGAGGCCGTAAGGATGGCGAGCTTGCCGGCAACGCGGTCGGGGCCGGGCGGGAACGCCAGGGTGTTGACGAAAAGTGCCATCGTAAATCCGATACCGCTCAACCACGCCGCGCCCCCGAGATGACGGGGGGCGACACCGCTTGGCAGGTCGCCGAGCCGCAGGTGCGTGGCCAACGACGATACGCCCCCCACGCCACAGAACTTTCCGAGGAGTAGCCCAAGGAAAACCCCGAGCAGGACCCGGCCCTGGGCGGTGAAATCGTGAACCGCCAGGGGCAGGTCGGCATTGGCGAGCGCGAACAGCGGCAGGACGCCATAAGTGACATAGGGGGCTAGGCGTCGCTCGAGGCGCCTGGCAAGCGATGCGTGATCGGGGGTGGCGTCGGACGGGCCGGGAAACGCCACGGCCACCAGCACGCCAGCAAGCGGCGGGTCGATCCCGCCACGCCACAAGGCAGTCCATAACGCGCCGCCCAGGATCAGGTAGGGCCAGATCCAGCGCCGGGCGCGGCGCGCGAAGATCAGCAAGGCGGCGAACACCAGCAACGCCCCTACGAGCGGCAGCGGCCGGACGCCACGATTGTAGTAGAGCGCGATGACGAGGATGGCACCGACATCATCAACGATGGCCAGTGCCAGGACGAAGATCAGGAGATTGCGCGGGACACGCCGGCCAAGCACCGCGAGCGCGGCGGCGGCAAACGCGACATCGGTGCTCATCGGGATGCCCCAGCCGTGGGCCGCGACACCCCGTTGATTGAAGACGTGGTAGATGAGCGCCGGGAGCAACATGCCACCGGCGGCGGCCAAGAGCGGGAGGATCATGGCGCGCGGGTGACGCAAGGCGCCGTGCGTGATCTCGCGTTTTAGCTCCAGGCCGATGACCAGAAAGAACAGGGTCATGAGGCCCTTGTCCACCAGGGCCTGGAAGGTGAACGCGAAGTCCGGTCCGAGAGGGCGCGCGGTACGCCAGAAGTCATGGTAGGCGATGCCGTAGCGGGAATTGGCGGCGATCAAAGCGAGCAGGGCCGATGAAAACAGCAGCAGCGCCCCTACGAGCGGCCCCTGGCCCCTCACGTCGTGGACGGTAGACACGGTGGTTCTCCCGGAAAGACGGGGCCTGTACGGGCCCCGCGGCAGGTATTATCCACGGGAGGTGTAATGGGCGTCCACAAAAACCGGTGCGCACACCGGGCCTTACTACTTGCCGATACAAAACGCCGAGAAGATACGGCCGAGGAGGTCCTCGCTCGTGAATCGGCCGGTGATCTCACCCAGGCCTTCGTGGGCGAGGCGCAACTCCTCGGCGACCAGTTCGGCGCTCCCCTCTCCCTGGTGCGCAAGCGCGGCGGCGATGGCGCGCCCGACCTTCTCGAGGGCCACGACATGGCGGCGGCGGGCGGTAAAGGCGCCTTCGACCTCGGCGTCTTGGGCGGCGGCCAGGAAACGCGCGCGC
The DNA window shown above is from Acidiferrobacter sp. SPIII_3 and carries:
- the nhaA gene encoding Na+/H+ antiporter NhaA, which translates into the protein MSTVHDVRGQGPLVGALLLFSSALLALIAANSRYGIAYHDFWRTARPLGPDFAFTFQALVDKGLMTLFFLVIGLELKREITHGALRHPRAMILPLLAAAGGMLLPALIYHVFNQRGVAAHGWGIPMSTDVAFAAAALAVLGRRVPRNLLIFVLALAIVDDVGAILVIALYYNRGVRPLPLVGALLVFAALLIFARRARRWIWPYLILGGALWTALWRGGIDPPLAGVLVAVAFPGPSDATPDHASLARRLERRLAPYVTYGVLPLFALANADLPLAVHDFTAQGRVLLGVFLGLLLGKFCGVGGVSSLATHLRLGDLPSGVAPRHLGGAAWLSGIGFTMALFVNTLAFPPGPDRVAGKLAILTASPLAFILGTTWLVVVHRRAAHPP